A genome region from Mycolicibacterium litorale includes the following:
- a CDS encoding DEAD/DEAH box helicase produces MTSSEPDSTGTETTFADLQIHPSVLQAVTDVGYETPSAIQAATIPAILAGSDVVGLAQTGTGKTAAFAIPILSKIDTSSRNTQALVLAPTRELALQVAEAFGRYGAHLNVNVLPVYGGSSYGPQLAGLKRGAQVVVGTPGRVIDHLDKGSLDLSHLDYMVLDEADEMLQMGFAEDVERILADTPEYKQVALFSATMPPAIKKITAKYLHDPVEVTVKAKTQTAENITQRYLQVSYPRKMDALTRLLEVEQGDGMIVFVRTKQATEEVAEKLRARGFAAAAINGDIPQAVRERTIAQLKDGSIDILVATDVAARGLDVERISHVVNFDIPHDPESYVHRIGRTGRAGRSGTALLFVTPRERHLLNAIERVTRQKLVEIQLPSVDDVNAQRVEKFRDSISEALNAPGTDLFRRLIEDYERDNNVPVADIAAALAVQSRNGEAFLMTEPPPEKRRERPAREDTGPRKPRDRTREDLATYRIAVGKRHKVMPGAIVGAIANEGGLNRSDFGHISIKPEYSLVELPANLSKDTLKKLERTRIQGMLINLEPDRGPKARRKRK; encoded by the coding sequence ATGACGTCGTCTGAACCGGACTCCACCGGCACCGAAACCACCTTCGCTGACCTGCAGATTCACCCTTCGGTGTTGCAGGCGGTGACCGACGTCGGGTACGAGACGCCGTCGGCCATCCAGGCGGCGACCATTCCGGCGATCCTCGCCGGGTCGGATGTCGTCGGCCTCGCGCAGACGGGCACGGGCAAGACCGCGGCGTTCGCGATTCCCATCCTGTCGAAGATCGACACCAGCAGCCGGAACACGCAGGCGCTGGTCCTGGCCCCGACGCGCGAGCTCGCGCTGCAGGTCGCCGAGGCGTTCGGCCGCTACGGCGCCCACCTGAACGTCAACGTCCTGCCGGTTTACGGCGGCTCGTCGTACGGTCCGCAGCTGGCCGGTCTGAAGCGGGGCGCGCAGGTCGTGGTCGGTACGCCGGGCCGGGTGATCGACCATCTGGACAAGGGCAGCCTCGACCTCTCGCACCTGGACTACATGGTGCTCGACGAGGCCGACGAGATGCTGCAGATGGGCTTCGCCGAGGATGTCGAGCGCATCCTCGCCGATACGCCCGAGTACAAGCAGGTTGCGCTGTTCTCCGCGACGATGCCGCCGGCCATCAAGAAGATCACCGCCAAGTACCTGCACGATCCGGTCGAGGTGACGGTCAAGGCGAAGACGCAGACAGCCGAGAACATCACGCAGCGCTACCTGCAGGTGTCGTACCCCCGCAAGATGGACGCGCTGACCCGGCTGCTCGAGGTCGAGCAGGGCGACGGGATGATCGTGTTCGTCCGCACCAAGCAGGCCACCGAGGAGGTCGCCGAGAAGCTGCGGGCACGCGGATTCGCGGCAGCGGCCATCAACGGCGACATCCCGCAGGCCGTGCGGGAACGCACCATCGCGCAGCTCAAGGACGGCTCGATCGACATCCTGGTCGCCACCGACGTCGCCGCCCGCGGTCTGGACGTGGAGCGGATCTCCCACGTGGTGAACTTCGACATCCCGCACGACCCCGAGTCCTACGTGCACCGCATCGGGCGCACCGGCCGCGCCGGGCGGTCGGGCACCGCGCTGCTCTTCGTCACCCCGCGCGAACGGCATCTGCTGAACGCGATCGAACGGGTCACCCGGCAGAAGCTCGTCGAGATCCAGCTGCCGTCGGTCGACGACGTCAACGCCCAGCGGGTGGAGAAGTTCCGCGACTCGATCAGCGAGGCGCTCAACGCGCCGGGCACCGACCTGTTCCGCCGCCTCATCGAGGACTACGAACGCGACAACAACGTGCCGGTGGCCGACATCGCCGCGGCGCTGGCCGTGCAGTCCCGCAACGGCGAGGCGTTCCTCATGACCGAGCCGCCGCCGGAGAAGCGGCGCGAGCGTCCCGCCCGGGAGGACACCGGCCCACGCAAGCCGCGCGACCGGACGAGGGAGGACCTCGCCACCTACCGCATCGCCGTCGGCAAGCGGCACAAGGTGATGCCCGGCGCGATCGTGGGGGCGATCGCCAACGAGGGCGGCCTCAACCGCAGCGATTTCGGCCACATCTCGATCAAGCCGGAGTACTCGCTGGTCGAACTGCCGGCCAACCTGTCGAAGGACACCCTCAAGAAGCTGGAACGCACACGGATTCAGGGCATGCTGATCAACCTCGAACCCGATCGCGGGCCCAAGGCGCGCCGCAAGCGCAAATGA
- a CDS encoding acyltransferase family protein — MTAPRGVHEPVSAGPAQGGLESVSAAERVSSLTGVRAVAALLVVLTHAAYTTGKYSQGFAGLVYSRMEIGVPIFFVLSGFLLFRPWVQAAARGGPPPSVRRYAWHRVRRIMPAYAVTVVAAYLVYHFRTAGPNPGHTWEGLFRNLTLTQIYTDDYLYSFLHQGLTQMWSLAVEAAFYVVLPALAYVLLVVLCRRAWRPGLLLAGLAACAAVSPLWLWLVHSADWLPDGARLWLPTYLAWFVGGMLLAVLQPMGVRVYALAAIPLAVVCYLIASTPIAGEPTTSPAELREALAKTAFYAVIATLTVAPLALGNRGLYARLLASRPIVFLGEISYEIFLIHLITMEVVMVEILRYPIYTGSVVWLFVGTMVVTIPLAWVLHRFTRVAPR; from the coding sequence ATGACCGCTCCCCGGGGCGTGCACGAGCCCGTCTCGGCCGGCCCGGCCCAGGGCGGGCTCGAGTCCGTCTCGGCCGCGGAGCGCGTGTCATCGCTGACCGGGGTGCGTGCCGTCGCGGCGCTGCTGGTGGTGTTGACGCACGCCGCCTACACCACCGGCAAGTATTCGCAGGGCTTCGCGGGGCTGGTCTATTCGCGCATGGAGATCGGGGTGCCGATCTTCTTCGTGCTCTCGGGTTTCCTGCTGTTCCGGCCCTGGGTGCAGGCGGCCGCGCGCGGTGGTCCGCCGCCGTCGGTGCGCCGCTACGCCTGGCATCGCGTCCGCCGCATCATGCCGGCGTACGCCGTCACCGTGGTCGCGGCCTACCTCGTCTACCACTTCCGCACGGCGGGGCCGAATCCCGGGCACACCTGGGAGGGCCTGTTCCGCAACCTGACCCTGACGCAGATCTACACCGACGACTACCTGTATTCGTTCCTGCACCAGGGACTGACGCAGATGTGGAGCCTGGCCGTCGAGGCGGCGTTCTACGTCGTGCTGCCCGCGCTGGCCTACGTGCTGCTGGTGGTGCTGTGCCGACGCGCGTGGCGGCCCGGTCTGCTGTTGGCCGGCCTGGCGGCGTGCGCGGCCGTCTCACCGCTGTGGCTGTGGCTGGTGCACAGCGCCGACTGGCTGCCCGACGGCGCCCGGCTCTGGCTGCCGACCTATCTGGCGTGGTTCGTCGGCGGCATGCTGCTGGCGGTGCTGCAGCCGATGGGGGTGCGGGTGTACGCGCTGGCGGCCATCCCGCTGGCGGTCGTCTGCTACCTCATCGCCTCCACGCCGATCGCCGGGGAACCCACGACCTCGCCGGCCGAACTGCGCGAGGCGCTGGCGAAGACCGCGTTCTACGCGGTGATCGCGACGCTGACGGTGGCGCCGCTGGCGCTCGGCAACCGCGGCCTGTACGCGCGGCTGCTGGCGAGCCGGCCGATCGTCTTCCTCGGTGAGATCTCCTACGAGATCTTCCTGATCCACCTGATCACGATGGAGGTGGTGATGGTGGAGATCCTGCGGTACCCGATCTACACGGGGTCCGTCGTGTGGCTGTTCGTCGGCACGATGGTGGTGACGATCCCGCTGGCGTGGGTGCTGCACCGGTTCACCCGGGTCGCCCCGCGCTGA
- a CDS encoding siderophore-interacting protein, whose amino-acid sequence MSDKKPSRGFSGAVLKLMRAGDYTFTVTGKHEVGPHYLRLNFTAGGMLAENPPHPTQWLRVWFADGDKQHQRGYTLVNPDPAGDTVDIEFALHDGVASQWARDAQPGDTLDITVLGSNFALPEPRPAGYVIVGDTASLPAINSLLTAVGDAPARVFLEAGHEEDKQLPVVRSSDVTWVDRKNAGEALIETVAAAAFDAADHFGWVACDNRTTRAVAKVLREDYKIPKKSIKAQAYWQV is encoded by the coding sequence ATGTCCGACAAGAAACCGTCGCGCGGATTCAGCGGCGCAGTGCTCAAGCTCATGCGCGCCGGCGACTACACGTTCACGGTCACCGGTAAGCACGAGGTGGGACCGCACTATCTGCGGCTGAACTTCACCGCGGGCGGCATGCTCGCCGAGAACCCGCCGCACCCGACGCAGTGGCTGCGGGTGTGGTTCGCCGACGGCGACAAACAACACCAGCGCGGTTACACCCTGGTCAACCCGGATCCGGCCGGTGACACCGTGGACATCGAGTTCGCGCTGCACGACGGCGTGGCCTCGCAGTGGGCGCGCGACGCGCAGCCCGGCGACACCCTCGACATCACCGTGCTGGGCAGCAACTTCGCACTGCCCGAGCCGCGCCCGGCCGGTTACGTCATCGTCGGCGACACCGCATCGCTGCCCGCGATCAACTCGCTGCTGACCGCCGTCGGGGACGCCCCGGCGAGGGTGTTCCTCGAGGCCGGTCACGAGGAGGACAAGCAACTGCCGGTGGTCCGCAGTTCGGACGTCACCTGGGTGGACCGCAAGAACGCCGGTGAGGCGCTGATCGAGACGGTCGCCGCGGCGGCCTTCGACGCGGCCGACCACTTCGGCTGGGTGGCGTGCGACAACCGCACCACCCGTGCGGTGGCCAAGGTGCTACGCGAGGACTACAAGATCCCGAAGAAGTCCATCAAGGCCCAGGCGTACTGGCAGGTCTGA
- a CDS encoding TetR/AcrR family transcriptional regulator, with protein MTAADRILDAAERLFAERDAASVGMNDIAKAAGCSRATLYRHFDSRDTLHTAYVHREAQRLYRVLAEQVGGMADPTQRLIEGTVTALRSVRENPALSSWFAPTARPIGGEWAARSEVVKAMVETFVRSLGDTDDVDGDDVERRARWLVRVLTSLLLFPGRDDDDERAMLAEFVAPVVLGESAVRPASTPGP; from the coding sequence GTGACGGCCGCCGACCGCATCCTCGACGCGGCCGAGCGGCTGTTCGCCGAACGCGACGCCGCGAGCGTCGGCATGAACGACATCGCCAAGGCGGCCGGTTGTTCGCGCGCCACGCTCTACCGGCACTTCGACAGCCGCGACACCCTGCACACCGCCTACGTCCACCGCGAGGCCCAGCGGCTGTACCGCGTCCTCGCCGAACAGGTCGGCGGGATGGCGGACCCCACCCAGCGGCTCATCGAGGGCACCGTCACCGCGTTGCGCAGCGTGCGCGAGAACCCCGCGCTGTCATCGTGGTTCGCCCCGACGGCGCGGCCGATCGGCGGTGAGTGGGCCGCGCGGTCCGAGGTCGTCAAGGCGATGGTCGAGACGTTCGTGCGGTCCCTGGGCGACACGGACGACGTCGACGGAGACGATGTCGAACGACGGGCCCGCTGGCTGGTCCGGGTACTGACGTCGCTGCTGCTGTTCCCGGGCCGCGACGACGACGACGAACGCGCGATGCTCGCGGAGTTCGTCGCGCCCGTGGTGCTCGGCGAGTCGGCGGTCAGACCTGCCAGTACGCCTGGGCCTTGA
- a CDS encoding cytochrome P450 translates to MTANVSHRARFELATAETWREPWSMYAALRDSDPVHHVVPPDTPDLDYYVLSRHADVWRAARDHETFSSAHGLTVNYGELELIGLADNPPFVMQDPPVHTEFRKLVSRGFTPRQVEAVEPAVRAFVVERIETLRANGGGDIVRELFKPLPSMVVAHYLGVPEADRAQFDGWTEAIVAANTESGGVAAAGDAIGAMAGYFAELIERRRREPADDTISHLVAAGVDVLPVLAFTFTMVTGGNDTTTGMLGGTVQLLHQRPDQRRLLVAEPALIGDAVDEFLRLTSPVQGLARTATRDVTIGDTTIPAGRKVLLLYGSANRDEREFGSDAGELDVTRRPRNILTFSHGAHFCLGAAAARMQSRVALTELLARCPDFTVDEDRIVWAGGSYVRRPLSVPFAL, encoded by the coding sequence ATGACGGCGAATGTGTCTCATCGAGCCCGGTTCGAACTGGCGACGGCCGAGACGTGGCGGGAGCCCTGGTCGATGTACGCGGCACTGCGCGACTCCGATCCCGTGCACCACGTCGTCCCGCCCGATACGCCCGACCTCGACTACTACGTCCTGTCCCGGCACGCCGACGTCTGGCGCGCGGCACGTGACCACGAGACGTTCTCGTCCGCCCACGGCCTGACCGTCAACTACGGCGAACTGGAGCTGATCGGCCTTGCCGACAACCCGCCGTTCGTGATGCAGGACCCGCCGGTGCACACCGAGTTCCGCAAGCTGGTGTCCCGCGGGTTCACGCCCCGTCAGGTGGAGGCCGTCGAACCGGCGGTGCGGGCGTTCGTCGTCGAGCGCATCGAAACGCTGCGCGCCAACGGCGGCGGCGACATCGTGCGGGAACTGTTCAAACCGCTGCCGTCGATGGTCGTCGCGCACTACCTGGGCGTGCCGGAGGCCGACCGCGCGCAGTTCGACGGGTGGACCGAGGCGATCGTGGCGGCCAACACCGAATCCGGCGGCGTGGCCGCGGCAGGCGACGCGATCGGCGCGATGGCGGGGTACTTCGCCGAGCTGATCGAACGGCGCCGTCGCGAACCCGCCGACGACACGATCAGCCACCTCGTGGCCGCCGGCGTGGATGTGCTGCCGGTACTGGCGTTCACGTTCACGATGGTCACCGGGGGTAACGACACCACCACCGGAATGCTCGGCGGCACAGTGCAACTGCTGCATCAGCGCCCCGACCAGCGGCGGCTGCTCGTGGCGGAGCCCGCACTCATCGGCGACGCCGTCGACGAATTCCTGCGGCTCACCTCACCGGTGCAGGGGCTGGCCCGCACCGCGACCCGCGACGTGACCATCGGTGACACCACGATCCCCGCCGGCCGCAAGGTGCTGCTGCTCTACGGGTCGGCCAACCGCGACGAGCGCGAATTCGGCTCGGACGCAGGCGAACTCGACGTGACCCGCCGACCGCGCAACATCCTGACGTTCAGCCACGGCGCGCACTTCTGCCTGGGCGCGGCCGCGGCCCGCATGCAATCCCGCGTCGCGCTCACCGAGCTGCTCGCCCGCTGCCCGGACTTCACCGTCGACGAAGACCGGATCGTCTGGGCCGGGGGCAGTTACGTGCGGCGGCCGCTGTCGGTTCCGTTCGCGCTGTGA
- a CDS encoding FAD-binding oxidoreductase — MSPALSELIAELPDGVVVTDPDIVASYRQDRAADPHAGTALAVVRPTRTEEVQAVLRWASAHQVAVVPRGMGTGLSGGATALDGAIVLSTEKMRDITVDPVTRTAVCQPGLLNAEVKKTVAEYGLWYPPDPSSYEICSIGGNIATNAGGLCCVKYGVTTDYVLGLQVVLADGTAVRLGGPRLKDVAGLSLTKLFVGSEGTLGVITEVTLRLLPPQPSPCTVVATFDSVEAAAGAVVTITGRIRPSMLEFMDAVAINAVEDKLRMGLDRNAAAMMVAASDDRGAAGGEDAAFMAQVFTEAGATEVFSTSDPDEGEAFVAARRFAIPAVELKGSLLLEDVGVPVPRLADLCAGIDKIAADRDVLISVIAHAGDGNTHPLIVFDPADPAMAERAQIAFGEIMDLAVGLGGTITGEHGVGRLKRPWLAGQIGPDAMELNRRIKHALDPGAILNPGAAF, encoded by the coding sequence GTGAGCCCCGCGCTGAGCGAACTGATCGCCGAACTGCCCGACGGTGTCGTCGTCACCGATCCCGACATCGTGGCCTCCTACCGGCAGGACCGGGCCGCCGATCCGCATGCGGGCACCGCGCTGGCCGTGGTGCGCCCCACCCGCACCGAGGAGGTGCAGGCGGTGCTGCGCTGGGCGTCGGCGCATCAGGTCGCGGTGGTCCCCCGCGGCATGGGCACCGGCCTGTCCGGCGGGGCGACCGCACTCGACGGCGCGATCGTGCTGTCGACGGAGAAGATGCGCGACATCACCGTCGACCCGGTCACCCGCACCGCGGTGTGCCAGCCCGGCCTGCTCAACGCCGAGGTGAAGAAGACCGTCGCCGAGTACGGGCTGTGGTATCCGCCCGACCCGTCGTCGTACGAGATCTGCAGCATCGGCGGCAACATCGCCACCAACGCCGGTGGGCTGTGCTGTGTGAAGTACGGCGTCACCACCGATTACGTGCTGGGCCTGCAGGTGGTGCTGGCCGACGGCACCGCGGTGCGCCTCGGCGGTCCGCGGCTCAAGGACGTCGCCGGCCTGTCGCTGACCAAGCTGTTCGTGGGCAGCGAAGGCACGCTCGGCGTGATCACGGAGGTCACGCTGCGGCTGCTGCCCCCGCAGCCGTCACCGTGCACGGTGGTCGCGACGTTCGATTCGGTGGAGGCGGCGGCGGGCGCCGTCGTCACGATCACCGGCCGCATCCGGCCGTCGATGCTCGAGTTCATGGACGCCGTCGCGATCAACGCCGTCGAGGACAAACTGCGGATGGGGCTGGACCGCAACGCCGCGGCGATGATGGTCGCCGCCTCCGACGACCGCGGCGCCGCCGGCGGGGAGGACGCCGCGTTCATGGCGCAGGTCTTCACCGAAGCCGGTGCGACAGAGGTCTTCTCGACCTCGGACCCCGACGAGGGTGAGGCGTTCGTGGCGGCCCGTCGGTTCGCGATCCCCGCGGTCGAGCTGAAGGGGTCACTACTGCTCGAAGACGTCGGTGTGCCGGTGCCCAGGCTCGCGGACCTGTGCGCGGGCATCGACAAGATCGCCGCCGACCGCGATGTGCTGATCTCGGTGATCGCCCACGCCGGGGACGGCAATACCCATCCGCTCATCGTGTTCGACCCCGCCGACCCGGCGATGGCCGAACGCGCGCAGATCGCGTTCGGCGAGATCATGGACCTCGCCGTCGGGCTGGGCGGAACGATCACCGGCGAGCACGGTGTCGGACGGCTGAAGCGGCCGTGGCTGGCCGGACAGATCGGTCCGGACGCGATGGAACTCAACCGCCGCATCAAACACGCACTGGACCCGGGCGCGATCCTGAACCCGGGCGCGGCGTTCTAG